The stretch of DNA GGAGTCTGATCCTCCTCGTGTCCTGTTGTCTGCTCGGTGTTTCGTCTCATTCtgatcaccagcagcagcagcagcagcagcagccgccgccacCCATCGTGGAGGGCGCAGCACACATAAGCCATGGTCATGGCCGCCTAGATAAAAACATGGTCCAGGACAAAGAGTGAGTGACTTTCCCTCATTAAAATAGGTTAAACAAACCGTGAACACAGTCAGCAACGTTCAAACTCTGTCTTGTGCCTTTTGACGTTTGTCCGCCAGTCACATCATGGAGCATCTGGACGGAGTGATAGACAAACCAGAGAAGGACATGACACCCCAGGAGCTTCAGCTGCATTATTTCAAAATGCACGATTATGATGGAAACAACCTCTTGGACGGGCTGGAACTTGCCACAGCGatcacacatgtgcacagagaGGTAGGTGTATTTACTGTTTGTGAACATTAAGCCTATTTACCATAAATACTGACACTTCATCATTATGTTTCAGAGGCTAATCTAGCGCCAAACCAGCTGAAACTGATTGTTGCCTAATATCGAAACAGGAAGCGCAAACGTTGTACTATATCTACAGAACTTGTACTATAACTTAAGCAAAATATGTTTACCAAGCTCTAACATGTGCAGGTTTTCTCATTCTTTATCCTTgtgattattttagtttttatttagtcaaCATATTCAGAACAGCTC from Solea senegalensis isolate Sse05_10M unplaced genomic scaffold, IFAPA_SoseM_1 scf7180000012691, whole genome shotgun sequence encodes:
- the LOC122759941 gene encoding multiple coagulation factor deficiency protein 2 homolog isoform X1, whose translation is MPLCRMSCRRSGVQIWGSLILLVSCCLLGVSSHSDHQQQQQQQQPPPPIVEGAAHISHGHGRLDKNMVQDKDHIMEHLDGVIDKPEKDMTPQELQLHYFKMHDYDGNNLLDGLELATAITHVHREERGEESQPMKEEDLISLIDDVLRDDDKNNDGYIDYAEFAKSLE
- the LOC122759941 gene encoding multiple coagulation factor deficiency protein 2 homolog isoform X2, with the protein product MSCRRSGVQIWGSLILLVSCCLLGVSSHSDHQQQQQQQQPPPPIVEGAAHISHGHGRLDKNMVQDKDHIMEHLDGVIDKPEKDMTPQELQLHYFKMHDYDGNNLLDGLELATAITHVHREERGEESQPMKEEDLISLIDDVLRDDDKNNDGYIDYAEFAKSLE